The Cryomorphaceae bacterium DNA window ATAGACTTCGCCGGAGGAATTGGCGTGGTAAACGCCGGCCACTGTCCGGAACCCGTTGTAAACGCCATTATTGACCAGGCCCGCAAGTATATTCACCCCAGCTTCAATGTGGTTACTTACGAACCTTACGTAGCCCTGTGCGAGAAGCTTGTGGAGATTCTGCCCCACGGCGATGCCACCAAGGTGATGCTTGTAAGCACCGGTGCCGAAGCCGTTGAAAACGCCATTAAAATAGCCCGTCAGGCCACGCAGCGCCAGGCGGTTCTTTGCTTTACAGGTGCATTTCACGGACGCACCATGATGGCCATGACGCTCACGTCCAAAATAGACTACAAGCTCAACTGTGGTCCTTACGCGCCTGAGGTGTATCGCCTTCCCTTCCCCAACTTTTACCGCTACGGCGCGCAGCTCACCGAAGAGCAGTTTGTGCAGCGCGAGCTCAAGCGTTTGTGGGAAGCTTCCAAAAACGTGGTGGACCCCAACAACGTGGCGGCTATCATTATTGAGCCGGTTCAGGGGGAGGGCGGCTTCTACCCCGCCCCCAAGGCCTACCTGGAAGGTTTGCGCGAGTACTGCGACAAGTACGGCATTGTGTTGATTTTCGACGAGGTGCAATCAGGATTTGGCCGCACCGGAAAATGGGC harbors:
- a CDS encoding aminotransferase class III-fold pyridoxal phosphate-dependent enzyme; translation: MNREKSEALIARRKAVVANGVGIFNTATIDRAHGATIIDVDGNELIDFAGGIGVVNAGHCPEPVVNAIIDQARKYIHPSFNVVTYEPYVALCEKLVEILPHGDATKVMLVSTGAEAVENAIKIARQATQRQAVLCFTGAFHGRTMMAMTLTSKIDYKLNCGPYAPEVYRLPFPNFYRYGAQLTEEQFVQRELKRLWEASKNVVDPNNVAAIIIEPVQGEGGFYPAPKAYLEGLREYCDKYGIVLIFDEVQSGFGRTGKWA